A window of Bufo gargarizans isolate SCDJY-AF-19 chromosome 9, ASM1485885v1, whole genome shotgun sequence contains these coding sequences:
- the TMEM250 gene encoding transmembrane protein 250 has product MPVIPIPRRVRSFHGPHTTCLHSACGPVRTTHLVRTKYNNFDIYLKSRWMYGFIRFLLYFSCSLFTSILWVALSILFCLQYLGIRVFLRFQYKLSIILLLLGRRRLDFSLVNQLLIYGVHVSMLLVGGLGWCFMVFIDM; this is encoded by the coding sequence ATGCCTGTAATCCCCATCCCCCGCCGCGTTCGGTCATTCCACGGCCCCCACACCACCTGCCTGCACTCGGCCTGCGGACCGGTCCGGACGACGCACCTGGTGCGCACCAAGTACAACAACTTTGACATCTACCTGAAGTCCAGATGGATGTACGGCTTCATCCGCTTCCTGCTGTACTTCAGCTGCAGCCTTTTCACTTCCATCCTCTGGGTGGCACTCTCCATCCTGTTTTGCCTTCAGTATCTGGGCATCCGAGTGTTCCTGCGATTCCAATACAAACTGTccatcatcctgctgctgctggggcgGAGGCGGCTCGACTTTAGCCTGGTGAACCAGCTGCTTATTTATGGGGTTCACGTCAGCATGCTGCTTGTCGGAGGACTGGGCTGGTGTTTTATGGtgtttatagatatgtaa